In Fusobacterium hwasookii, a single window of DNA contains:
- a CDS encoding flavodoxin domain-containing protein: protein MNKVNIVYYSFTGNTLRMVKAFEKGLQEANVPFKSYSVVELKDDNKAFDCEILALASPANQTEEIEKTYFQAFMERNAEKFKDKKVYLFGTFGWGTGKFMGEWIKQVEGLGAKIVELPMACKGSPNSETKEKLSDMAKKIATM from the coding sequence ATGAATAAGGTAAATATTGTTTATTATAGTTTTACAGGGAATACTTTAAGAATGGTGAAAGCATTTGAAAAGGGACTTCAAGAAGCTAATGTTCCTTTTAAATCATATAGTGTTGTTGAATTAAAAGATGATAATAAAGCTTTTGATTGTGAAATTTTAGCTTTGGCTTCTCCTGCAAACCAAACAGAAGAAATTGAAAAAACTTATTTTCAAGCTTTTATGGAAAGAAATGCAGAAAAATTTAAAGATAAAAAAGTCTATCTTTTTGGAACTTTTGGTTGGGGAACTGGTAAATTTATGGGTGAATGGATAAAACAAGTTGAGGGGCTAGGTGCTAAAATTGTTGAGTTGCCTATGGCTTGTAAAGGTAGTCCAAACTCTGAAACAAAAGAAAAATTAAGTGATATGGCAAAAAAAATTGCTACTATGTAA
- a CDS encoding toxin-antitoxin system YwqK family antitoxin, whose amino-acid sequence MKKILLGLFLVSSVLAFSARVVKSTETVVKENIVYIGQEKAPYTGIVESYGDNGVLAGKAEFKDGKMNGASKIYYPNGKLASEASFRDNIQVGVQKDYYENGKVKYELSYKNGQMDGVAKEYYPSGKIKIEEPYKNGQIDGIAKAYDEAGKVIQQATFKNGQQVK is encoded by the coding sequence ATGAAAAAAATATTATTAGGATTATTTTTAGTAAGTTCAGTTTTAGCATTTTCAGCAAGAGTGGTTAAATCAACAGAAACAGTAGTTAAAGAAAATATTGTATATATAGGACAAGAAAAAGCACCTTATACAGGAATAGTTGAAAGTTATGGTGATAATGGAGTTTTAGCAGGAAAAGCTGAATTTAAAGATGGTAAAATGAATGGAGCTTCAAAAATATACTATCCAAATGGAAAATTAGCAAGTGAAGCATCATTTAGGGATAACATACAAGTAGGAGTACAAAAAGATTATTATGAAAATGGAAAAGTAAAATATGAACTTTCATATAAGAATGGACAAATGGATGGAGTAGCAAAAGAATATTATCCAAGTGGAAAAATTAAGATTGAAGAACCATATAAAAATGGGCAAATAGACGGAATAGCAAAAGCTTATGATGAAGCTGGAAAAGTAATCCAACAAGCAACATTTAAAAATGGACAACAAGTAAAATAA